The DNA window AGTACGAGAAGGCTGGAAACTACCTGAAGGCAGCAGAAATGTACGAGAAGCTGGGCTGGATGGAGAGCGCCGCCTGGGCCTACGAGAAGGCCGAGAAGTATGAGAGGGCCGCTGAAATATACGAGGGGCTGTACGAGAAGGAGAAGGACACCTACTACCTCAAGGAGGCCCACGAGTACTGGAAGAAGGCAGGAAACATGGAGCGGGCCGCCAGAGCACTTGAGCGCTACGCCGAAGAGGAACCCTGGTTCTGGGAGGACGTGGCGAAGCTCTACGAGGAGCTTGGAAACGAGGAAAAGGCAAGAGAAGCGTGGGAAAAGGCCCTGGAGTACTACACCAAGGAGGCCGAGGAGGAGGGAGTGTTTTACGAGGACGTCGGCAACATAGCGCGCAAACTTGGCAGGGAGGAGCTCGCGAGGGAAGCTTACCAGAAGTTCCTGGAGTACTGCCTCAAGGAGGCCGAAGAGGACCCGATGTGGTGGAAGCACGTCGCCGAGGCATACGAGTACCTCGGCGAGAGGGAGAAGGCAGAGGAGGCGAGGAAGAAGTACGAGGAATACAGGCAGAGGATTATGAAGGCCAACGATGAGACCTCGAAGTTCCCGAGAAATGAGGATAAAGGGAGCTGAGGCTAAAAGATCCTTTCTATTTCCCCGATTTTATCGAAGTCCCTATCGTTTGAGAGGATAACCCGTATCCCGTGATTATTCATCGTGGCGTAGTGAATGGCATCGTCGTCCACCCCATTTCTCCCTTTTCTCCTCATATCAACCAGTGGAAGAGGAGCCAAGCTGAAGTCTGAAGGAACTTCGCCAACCTTTTTAAAATCCGGGTGGAACTCTCCTCAGGTGATAGCGATGATGGGAATGAACCCCAGGCAGATGAAGAAGCTCATGCGCCAGATGGGCATCAAGATGGAGGAACTCGACGGCGTCAAGGAAGTAATAATCAGACTTGAGAACAGGGAGATAATCATAAGGAACCCCGCGGTCACGGTCATCACTGCGCAGGGCGAGAAGAGCTACCAGATAATCGGGCCCGAGGAGGTAAGGGCAGTAGTCAGCATCCCTGAGGAGGACATAAAGCTCGTGATGGAACAGACCGGCGTTGACTACGATACCGCAAAGAAGGCCCTGGAGGAGGCGGAGGGAGACCTCGCCGAGGCCATACTCAAACTGAGCGGGGAATGAAAAAGAAAAGGCATCACGCCTTTTGTCCTTTCTCGAAGTTTTCTATTGCCTTCATGAGAGGGATGAGATGCATCAGTGCCGGGCCACCGGCCATGAGAACCGCCACAAGGCCCGCTTCGATAAGCTCCTCGGGCTTTGCGCCGGCGGCAAGGGCTTTCTGGGTGTGGAGGTATATGCACCACTCGCAGCCCTGGGCGATGCCGAGGGCAAGGGCTATGAGCTCCTTCTCACGGGTTGTCAGCGCTTTGTTGTCAAGGGTCTCACGCAGGAAGCGGGAGAAGGCCGATATCTCCTTCGGGTGCTCCTTTCCAAGCCTGTCGAGGAGCTCTTCTATTTCCTCAAGTTTGACGTTAACCTCGTCGTAATCCATAGGAACCACCGTATATGGTTATGCACAGACTGTTAAAGGAATTTCCGAAACAAAAAGTTAGAAACTAAGTGTGAATCACAACCCCCCGCTGGCGAAGTCTCAGTATGTCCTCAATGACGTCGATGAGAGAGGCTATTATCTCGTCGTGTTTACCGCCGTCAGTTCCGTAGAGGCCCTTCAAGACGTCCAACAGGTTGAGGAGTGTTTCAGTGTTCATATCAACGAGTCTCTGTGCCTCCCTGGCCAGAAACCTCAGCACCGCCCCGCGGGATGAATCCCTCTTCAACAACTTAAAGACCAGCCGCATGGACGAGCCCTCGAACTCCTCGCCGCCGACCCTATCGGCGAGGCGGGTAAGGAGTTCCAGAGCCGTCTCGGTATCCTGGGAATCTCCGGACTTCAGCAGAACGTCCACCAGTGACGCAAAGAACTTTGATGTTCCGGGGTAGAGGGTGTATATATCCGCCATTATCTTCATGGCAGTCTCCCTGGCCCAAGGATTCTTGCTCTTCAAGTATTCCCCCAGTATCGGGAGTATCCTGTATGCATCAGAGGGAGTTAGGTGTTCCGTTGTGTGAGAGACCACCCACAATGCATCCATCCTGCGGGTGTAGTCCTGATCCTCAAGCATCTCAAGAACCCGTTCAAAGACCAGAGGGTCGAGCTTTGCCATCTCGGCAACTATCTCGGGCTTCCCCGCGTCAAGAAGCCTATCAATATCTTCTAGGCTGTATCTAGTGACCTCCAGGGTTTTCTTCAGCACCTCGGGACTGGAAGAAACTTCTTCCAGCTTCGATGCCTTTTCGAGCTTTTCGAGGAGGAGGGAAGCTTTCATACCAAGCTGCACGTCTCCCCTGAGCCTCTTTATGTTGTTTATGGCCTTGAGCTTGTTCCGAGTCGTTATCTCATCCGCCCTTGAGAGGAGCCGATCTATCGACATCACGGCCCTTTCAAGTATGTACGGGTCGGGATGCATTAGAAGGTCAGCCATCTTGTCGAAAACCTCGTTTAAAACCTTTGGATCCTCGGTTTTACTCGCCATCTCAGTTAAAGCCGTCACTGCAGCGCTTTGGACATCTCGTTTTCCGCTAGAACCCACAAGGGAGAAGAGCCAGTTTATTAACTTATAGGCTATCCTGGCCACCTTGGCACCGATTTTACCAAGTCCCTCAGCGGCGTATTCGCTGAGGATCGGGAGCCCGGACTTCA is part of the Thermococcus sp. 21S7 genome and encodes:
- a CDS encoding tetratricopeptide repeat protein produces the protein MDKLKAYLIAFVLIVLGIAAGIVYEWGPTMLLRVILTLGFLGVTLMLLFFTGLTLYAESWKYGAILAIFTAISGYGLYLSATWQGLRVIAGIIVFFIAIVVFGIWYISEPDLSLADRFRSAEKLERMGKYKAAARKYEKAGNYLKAAEMYEKLGWMESAAWAYEKAEKYERAAEIYEGLYEKEKDTYYLKEAHEYWKKAGNMERAARALERYAEEEPWFWEDVAKLYEELGNEEKAREAWEKALEYYTKEAEEEGVFYEDVGNIARKLGREELAREAYQKFLEYCLKEAEEDPMWWKHVAEAYEYLGEREKAEEARKKYEEYRQRIMKANDETSKFPRNEDKGS
- a CDS encoding carboxymuconolactone decarboxylase family protein; amino-acid sequence: MDYDEVNVKLEEIEELLDRLGKEHPKEISAFSRFLRETLDNKALTTREKELIALALGIAQGCEWCIYLHTQKALAAGAKPEELIEAGLVAVLMAGGPALMHLIPLMKAIENFEKGQKA
- a CDS encoding PIN domain-containing protein encodes the protein MRRKGRNGVDDDAIHYATMNNHGIRVILSNDRDFDKIGEIERIF
- a CDS encoding nascent polypeptide-associated complex protein, translating into MMGMNPRQMKKLMRQMGIKMEELDGVKEVIIRLENREIIIRNPAVTVITAQGEKSYQIIGPEEVRAVVSIPEEDIKLVMEQTGVDYDTAKKALEEAEGDLAEAILKLSGE